From Polaribacter butkevichii, a single genomic window includes:
- a CDS encoding NAD-dependent succinate-semialdehyde dehydrogenase has translation MKTTSINPATEEEIASYNRISEETVKKKIAKANEVYKIWKKTSFNDRSKLMHKLADIFESNKEQYAQLATQEMGKVIEQSRKEIEKCALICRYYANHTTELLADKVVETEAKKSYVTFQPLGVTLAIMPWNFPFYQVIRFAAPALMTGNTGVLKHASNVQGCAFAIEKAFTEAGFPEGVFTNLNVNSDAIKTIIEDKNIVAVTLTGSEPAGRSVSKIAGENLKKTVLELGGSDAYIILEDADLEKATDLATFGRLQNNGQTCIAAKRFIVLEEIYDDFLELFTKKMKAAKMGAPTDKDVYYGPMARIDLRNEIHEQVQQTIKQGGKLILGGKIPNRKGAYYPATILTDLKPGMTAFDEELFGPVASVIKAKNENEAIELANNSTFGLGSGVLTSNSKRGEKVALQLEAGNSFVNKLVSSDPRLPFGGIKNSGYGRELSSYGIKEFVNTKSIWID, from the coding sequence ATGAAAACAACAAGTATAAATCCAGCCACAGAAGAAGAAATTGCAAGTTATAACAGAATTTCTGAAGAAACAGTAAAAAAGAAAATAGCAAAAGCAAACGAAGTCTATAAAATTTGGAAAAAAACAAGTTTTAATGATCGTTCTAAACTGATGCACAAACTTGCTGATATTTTTGAAAGCAACAAAGAACAATATGCACAACTAGCTACTCAAGAAATGGGTAAGGTAATTGAGCAATCTCGCAAAGAAATAGAAAAGTGTGCTTTAATTTGTAGATATTACGCCAATCATACAACAGAATTATTAGCCGATAAAGTAGTAGAAACAGAAGCTAAAAAAAGTTATGTTACCTTTCAGCCATTAGGCGTTACACTAGCGATAATGCCTTGGAATTTCCCTTTCTATCAGGTTATTCGTTTTGCTGCACCTGCATTAATGACAGGAAATACAGGGGTTTTAAAACATGCATCAAACGTGCAAGGTTGTGCTTTTGCTATAGAAAAAGCTTTTACAGAGGCTGGTTTTCCCGAAGGTGTTTTTACTAACTTAAATGTAAATTCTGATGCAATAAAAACAATTATAGAAGATAAGAATATTGTAGCTGTAACTTTAACAGGTAGTGAACCTGCAGGACGTTCTGTTTCCAAAATTGCTGGCGAAAATTTAAAAAAAACAGTTTTAGAATTAGGCGGAAGCGATGCTTACATTATTCTAGAGGATGCCGATTTAGAAAAAGCTACAGATTTAGCTACTTTTGGAAGATTACAAAATAACGGACAAACGTGTATTGCTGCTAAACGTTTTATTGTTTTAGAAGAAATTTATGATGATTTCTTAGAGCTTTTTACAAAAAAAATGAAAGCTGCAAAAATGGGAGCGCCAACAGACAAAGATGTTTATTATGGCCCAATGGCACGTATAGATTTACGTAACGAAATTCATGAGCAAGTACAACAAACAATTAAGCAAGGCGGAAAGTTAATTTTAGGAGGAAAAATTCCGAATAGAAAAGGAGCTTATTACCCTGCAACCATTTTAACCGATTTAAAACCAGGAATGACTGCTTTTGATGAAGAACTCTTTGGACCAGTTGCCTCTGTAATTAAAGCAAAAAACGAAAATGAAGCTATTGAACTAGCAAACAATTCTACATTTGGTTTAGGTTCTGGCGTATTAACAAGCAACTCTAAGAGAGGAGAAAAAGTAGCTTTACAACTAGAAGCAGGTAACAGTTTTGTAAACAAATTAGTTTCTTCAGACCCAAGGTTACCATTTGGAGGTATTAAAAATAGTGGTTATGGTAGAGAACTTTCTAGTTACGGAATTAAAGAATTTGTAAACACCAAATCTATTTGGATTGATTGA
- a CDS encoding endonuclease/exonuclease/phosphatase family protein, whose protein sequence is MPFVKNQHWFFRIPEFIKTQIFFLQIIATIGLVIFTQKSLLFYLVLIIQSILLFFHAYILSRFTNFYKKKNSAAKSKKDIKIISANIYQYNNKFQKFKDLIKKEKPDIFFTIESNKDWENAMRDLETDYKFTEKITLENTYGMHLYSKIPFEKITTHFFVAKDLPSIEAHFKDKEGNHFVVFCAHPPPPSPTEERTSKERDGDLMCIAKWIKEMKQPVIVVGDFNTVAWSKIAKLFRKSCGLIDGRIGRGILASYHAKYWLFRAPLDLVFHSKEIILKQLNILEYIGSDHFPIRCVFSVTPSNITKEKKVETLSKEEKSNVETYIKKGKETNSQNR, encoded by the coding sequence TTGCCATTTGTTAAAAATCAGCATTGGTTTTTTCGTATTCCAGAATTTATTAAAACACAAATCTTCTTTTTACAAATAATAGCAACTATCGGATTAGTTATTTTTACTCAAAAAAGCCTACTTTTTTATCTTGTATTAATAATTCAAAGTATCTTATTATTCTTTCACGCTTATATTTTATCAAGATTTACCAATTTTTATAAAAAGAAAAATAGTGCTGCTAAGAGCAAAAAAGACATCAAAATTATCTCTGCAAATATTTATCAATACAATAACAAGTTTCAAAAATTTAAAGATTTAATTAAAAAGGAAAAACCAGACATCTTTTTTACCATTGAAAGTAACAAGGATTGGGAAAACGCCATGCGTGATTTAGAAACAGACTATAAGTTTACCGAAAAAATAACGTTAGAAAATACGTATGGAATGCATTTATATTCTAAAATTCCTTTTGAAAAAATAACAACCCATTTTTTTGTTGCAAAAGACCTACCAAGTATCGAAGCACATTTTAAAGACAAAGAAGGAAATCATTTTGTTGTTTTCTGTGCCCATCCACCACCACCAAGTCCTACAGAAGAAAGAACCTCTAAAGAACGAGATGGAGATTTAATGTGTATTGCCAAATGGATAAAAGAGATGAAGCAACCTGTAATTGTGGTTGGTGATTTTAATACTGTTGCTTGGTCTAAAATAGCAAAACTGTTCCGCAAAAGTTGTGGTTTAATTGATGGTAGAATTGGCCGTGGAATTCTGGCTTCTTATCATGCAAAATATTGGTTATTTAGAGCTCCTTTAGATTTGGTTTTTCATTCTAAAGAAATTATTTTAAAACAATTAAATATTTTAGAATACATTGGGTCAGATCATTTTCCTATTCGCTGTGTTTTTAGTGTAACTCCATCTAATATTACAAAAGAAAAAAAAGTAGAGACACTTTCTAAAGAAGAAAAAAGTAATGTGGAAACTTATATCAAAAAAGGCAAAGAGACAAATAGCCAAAACAGGTAA
- a CDS encoding GH3 family domain-containing protein: MAILGNIIKGIIHLTDTLSSETNHIEAQKKVLKDLLETAKETQFGTHYHFKDILLSKNIEQTFSQKIPYFDYHSLHKKWWHKIHKGEENVTWVGSPSYFALSSGTTGKTSKKIPVTDAMINAIKSSGIKQVTSLNNFDLPVNFFEKDIMMLGSSTDLSEEENHLEGEISGISASNIPFWFKGYYKPGEEIAKIKDWDERVQHIAENAENWDIGALSGIPAWIELMIQKVIEFHNLKHIHEIWPNLEVYTSGGVAFKPYEKSFKALLGKPVTVIDTYLASEGYIATQVRPDTDAMQLNTENGIYFEFVPMHPDYINEDGSIKQNAPSLTLEQVEKNTDYILIISTVSGAWRYLIGDTIAFTDVAKAEIKITGRTKFFLNTVGSQLSVNKMDDAINHLEEEFSTKIKEYTICAKRFEDGEFYHSWYLGAEIKENNNQIAEALDAFLKKANKNYKVARTKALKGVKVTVIPVQKFHEWNAYNKKKGGQVKMERVMNEKKFSDWENFVNEI, from the coding sequence ATGGCAATTTTAGGAAACATCATTAAAGGGATTATCCATTTAACAGACACTTTATCATCAGAAACAAACCATATAGAGGCGCAAAAAAAAGTTTTAAAAGACTTGTTAGAAACAGCAAAAGAAACTCAATTTGGTACACATTACCACTTTAAAGATATTCTTCTTTCAAAAAATATTGAACAAACATTTTCTCAAAAAATTCCTTATTTTGATTATCACTCTTTACATAAAAAATGGTGGCATAAAATTCATAAAGGAGAAGAAAATGTAACTTGGGTAGGTAGTCCTTCTTATTTTGCTCTAAGTTCTGGTACAACAGGTAAAACAAGTAAAAAAATTCCGGTTACAGACGCCATGATTAACGCCATAAAAAGCTCTGGAATTAAACAGGTTACTTCTTTAAATAATTTTGATTTACCAGTAAATTTTTTCGAAAAAGATATTATGATGCTTGGAAGTTCTACCGATCTATCGGAAGAAGAAAATCACTTAGAAGGTGAAATAAGCGGAATTAGCGCTAGTAATATTCCGTTTTGGTTTAAAGGTTATTACAAACCAGGAGAAGAAATAGCCAAAATTAAAGATTGGGACGAGCGCGTACAACACATTGCCGAAAATGCTGAAAATTGGGATATTGGTGCCCTAAGCGGAATTCCTGCTTGGATAGAGTTAATGATTCAGAAAGTTATAGAATTTCATAATTTAAAACATATTCATGAAATTTGGCCAAACCTAGAAGTATATACTTCTGGAGGTGTTGCATTTAAACCTTATGAAAAAAGTTTTAAAGCGCTTTTAGGAAAACCCGTTACAGTTATTGATACTTATTTGGCCTCTGAAGGTTACATTGCCACACAAGTAAGACCCGATACAGATGCCATGCAATTAAATACAGAAAATGGTATTTATTTTGAATTTGTACCTATGCATCCAGATTATATTAATGAAGATGGTTCTATAAAACAAAATGCACCTTCTTTAACTTTAGAACAAGTAGAAAAAAACACCGATTATATTTTAATAATAAGTACTGTTAGTGGAGCGTGGAGATATTTAATTGGTGATACTATTGCTTTTACAGATGTTGCAAAAGCAGAAATTAAAATTACCGGTCGTACAAAATTCTTTTTAAACACTGTAGGTTCTCAATTATCAGTAAATAAAATGGACGATGCCATCAACCATTTAGAAGAAGAATTTTCAACCAAAATTAAAGAATATACCATTTGTGCCAAACGATTTGAGGATGGTGAATTTTATCATTCTTGGTATTTAGGAGCCGAAATAAAAGAAAACAATAACCAAATTGCAGAAGCATTAGATGCTTTTCTTAAAAAAGCCAATAAAAACTACAAAGTTGCCAGAACCAAAGCTTTAAAAGGAGTAAAAGTAACTGTAATTCCTGTTCAAAAATTTCATGAATGGAATGCTTACAATAAGAAAAAAGGCGGTCAGGTTAAAATGGAACGTGTTATGAATGAAAAGAAATTTTCTGATTGGGAAAATTTTGTAAACGAAATTTAA